CAATGCGCCAGCCGGTCATGGCATAGGCCTTGGACACGCCGTTGACCGTCAGGGTACGGTCGTACAGCGACGGCTCGACCTGGGCCGGGGTGGTGAACTCGAACCCGTCATAGTTCAGGTGCTCGTACATGTCGTCGGTCATCACCCATACGTGGGGATGGCGGACCAGCACGTCGGTCAGCGCCTTCAGCTCGGCCCGGGTATAGGCCGCGCCGGTCGGGTTGTTGGGGCTGTTCAGGATCAGCCACTTGGTCTTCGGCGTGATCGCCTTCTCCAGGTCCGCGGGCTGGAGCTTGAAGCCGGTGTCGGCCGGGCACTCGACCGGAACGGGCACGCCATCGGCCAGCAGCACCATGTCGGGATAGCTGACCCAGTAGGGCGCCGGGACGATCACCTCGTCGCCGGGGTTCAGGGTCGCCATCAGGGCGTTGTACAGGACCTGCTTGCCGCCGGTGCCGACCGTCACCTGTTCCGGCGTGTAGTCCAGCCCGTTCTCGCGCTTGAACTTGGCGCAGATCGCCTTCTTCAGCGCCGGGGTGCCGTCCACCGCGGTGTACTTCGTGTCGCCCGAGCGGATCGCCGCGATCGCGGCCTCCTTGATGTTGTCCGGGGTGTCGAAGTCGGGCTCGCCGGCGCCGAGGCCGATGATGTTGCGGCCGGCGGCCTTCAGCTCACGGGCCTTCTGGGTGACGGCGATGGTCGGCGAGGGCTTGAT
This Skermanella mucosa DNA region includes the following protein-coding sequences:
- a CDS encoding aspartate transaminase, encoding MPFIATRLSNIKPSPTIAVTQKARELKAAGRNIIGLGAGEPDFDTPDNIKEAAIAAIRSGDTKYTAVDGTPALKKAICAKFKRENGLDYTPEQVTVGTGGKQVLYNALMATLNPGDEVIVPAPYWVSYPDMVLLADGVPVPVECPADTGFKLQPADLEKAITPKTKWLILNSPNNPTGAAYTRAELKALTDVLVRHPHVWVMTDDMYEHLNYDGFEFTTPAQVEPSLYDRTLTVNGVSKAYAMTGWRIGYAAGPKELIKAMGVIQSQSTSNPSSVSQAAAVEALNGPQDFIKERAEAFKERRDLVVSMLNQASGIKCHKPEGAFYVYPSCEGTIGKTTPDGKVIETDEDFVTYLLESEGVAVVQGSAFGLAPFFRISYATSTAELEEACQRIQRACAALK